One region of bacterium genomic DNA includes:
- a CDS encoding nucleotidyltransferase domain-containing protein — MGYCSLSFGSLAGSSYGAKRIPDVDVGILLDDKNPYSDTLEAKIKMEIELNEFVGKSFGKIDLSILNDAPPVFVHEVIRSYKM, encoded by the coding sequence ATGGGTTATTGCAGTCTATCTTTTGGCTCATTAGCAGGTAGTTCATATGGGGCAAAACGCATCCCAGATGTAGATGTTGGAATTTTACTTGATGATAAAAATCCTTATTCTGATACATTGGAGGCAAAAATAAAGATGGAAATAGAACTTAATGAATTTGTAGGCAAATCATTTGGCAAGATTGACCTCTCTATTCTTAATGATGCACCACCAGTTTTTGTTCACGAAGTTATAAGAAGTTATAAAATGTAG